CGCCGCCCGGCACGGCGCTGATGGTCGAGCGCAAGATCGAATCCTGGGTCGACGGCGAGCCCATCGACCTGCAACGCACCTGGAAGCCTTGGGATGAGATCTCCGATGATCTCAAGGTAGCGGTGATGGCCGGCGAGGATCAGAAGTTTCCCGAGCATTGGGGTTTTGATTTTGGCGCTATCCAGGCGGCGCTGGCCCACAACGAACTCGGCGGTTCGATTCGCGGCGCCAGTACGCTGAGCCAGCAAGTGTCGAAGAACCTGTTTCTGTGGGCGGGTCGCAGTTACCTGCGCAAAGGCCTGGAAGCGTGGTTTACCACGTTGATCGAGGTGTTCTGGCCCAAGCAGCGGATTCTTGAGGTGTATCTGAACAGCGTCGAGTGGGATGACGGGGTGTTTGGCGCCGAGGCCGCGGCCCGGCATCACTTTGGTGTGAGTGCCAAGTCGTTGAGCCGGCAGCAGGCGAGTTATCTGGCGGCGGTGTTGCCAAACCCGCGGGTCTGGAGCGCGAGCCATCCGACGGCGTATGTGTCGCGGCGGGCCGGGTGGATTCGCCAGCAGATGAGCCAGTTGGGCGGGACCAGTTATCTGCTGGGGCTCAATGATTCCCGCCGAGCGCCTTGGGCTCAGTGACGTCAAGATCAAAAGATCGCAGCCTTCGGCAGCTCCTACAGCTGAAATGCGGTCCCCTGTAGGAGCTGCGGCACGCTGCGATCTTTTGATCTGCTGAACGAAAACGCCCCGATCATCGCTGATCGGGGCGTTTTTTTAGTGCCGAAATACCTGTTATGCGGCAATCGACAACTTGAGCTTGTTCATCGCGCTCTTTTCGAGCTGACGGATACGCTCGGCCGACACGTTGTACTTCTGCGCCAGGTCGTGCAGCGTGGCTTTTTCTTCTGCCAGCCAGCGCTGGTAAAGGATGTCGCGGCTGCGTTCGTCCAGCACTTCCAGCGCTTCGTGCAGGTTTTGGTTGGAGTTGTCGCTCCAGTCGGCATCTTCCAGTTGACGCGCCGGGTCGTACCGGTGGTCTTCCAGATAGTTGGCCGGCGATTGGAATGCGCTGTCGTCGTCCGCTTCCGCGGCCGGGTCGAAGGCCATGTCATGGCCGGTCAGGCGACTTTCCATCTCGCGCACTTCCCGCGGCTCGACGCCGAGGCTTTCCGCCACACGGTGGACTTCCTCATTGTTCAGCCACGCCAGACGTTTCTTCTGGCTGCGCAGGTTGAAGAACAGCTTGCGCTGGGCCTTGGTGGTCGCGACTTTCACAATGCGCCAGTTGCGCAGGATGAACTCGTGAATTTCCGCCTTGATCCAGTGCACAGCGAACGACACCAGA
The sequence above is drawn from the Pseudomonas sp. FP2196 genome and encodes:
- the rpoH gene encoding RNA polymerase sigma factor RpoH; amino-acid sequence: MTNSLQPAYALVPGANLEAYVHTVNSIPLLTPEQERELAESLYYEQDLGAARQMVLAHLRFVVHIARSYSGYGLAQADLIQEGNVGLMKAVKRFNPEMGVRLVSFAVHWIKAEIHEFILRNWRIVKVATTKAQRKLFFNLRSQKKRLAWLNNEEVHRVAESLGVEPREVREMESRLTGHDMAFDPAAEADDDSAFQSPANYLEDHRYDPARQLEDADWSDNSNQNLHEALEVLDERSRDILYQRWLAEEKATLHDLAQKYNVSAERIRQLEKSAMNKLKLSIAA
- the mtgA gene encoding monofunctional biosynthetic peptidoglycan transglycosylase; translation: MLRSIFRRLTKALLWFAGGSVLLVLVFRFVPPPGTALMVERKIESWVDGEPIDLQRTWKPWDEISDDLKVAVMAGEDQKFPEHWGFDFGAIQAALAHNELGGSIRGASTLSQQVSKNLFLWAGRSYLRKGLEAWFTTLIEVFWPKQRILEVYLNSVEWDDGVFGAEAAARHHFGVSAKSLSRQQASYLAAVLPNPRVWSASHPTAYVSRRAGWIRQQMSQLGGTSYLLGLNDSRRAPWAQ